A single window of Dermochelys coriacea isolate rDerCor1 chromosome 2, rDerCor1.pri.v4, whole genome shotgun sequence DNA harbors:
- the TP53INP1 gene encoding tumor protein p53-inducible nuclear protein 1 isoform X1 produces the protein MAYRELKSGSTMSGPKVMLKEVLYKLFTNHDSPCSILMFQRLNNMFVGEINNLSSQEPEFSEKEDDEWILVDFIDTCTNFSTEEADISETSAADHSPVFSCLPTSLECLADASESCFIQFDSCPMEESWFITPPPCFTAGGLTTIKVETSPMENLLIEHPSMSVYAVHNTCHSLNETSCGDEEFHNPSSPRTEARNEMGQHIHCYVATLAAHSSFLEQTKSFRPTQWIKEHNERHHLNRNSLRRQNLTRDCHSRQIKHNGLFVHQPCQRQYNY, from the exons GTTTTGTATAAACTGTTTACAAACCATGACTCTCCATGTTCCATAC TAATGTTCCAGAGGCTGAATAATATGTTTGTGGGAGAGATCAATAACTTGTCCAGCCAAGAGCCAGAGTTCAGTGAAAAAGAAGATGATGAATGGATTCTGGTTGACTTTATAG ACACTTGCACTAACTTTTCAACAGAAGAAGCAGACATCAGTGAAACATCAGCTGCTGACCACTCCCCAgtcttttcttgtttaccaactTCCTTAGAGTGTTTGGCTGATGCCAGCGAGTCTTGCTTCATCCAGTTTGACTCATGTCCCATGGAGGAGAGCTGGTTTATTACCCCTCCCCCATGTTTTACTGCAGGTGGATTAACCACTATCAAGGTGGAAACCAGTCCTATGGAGAACCTTCTAATTGAACATCCCAGCATGTCTGTATATGCTGTCCATAATACCTGTCACAGTCTAAATGAGACTAGCTGTGGAGATGAGGAGTTTCATAATCCAAGTAGTCCAAG AACGGAAGCGCGAAATGAAATGGGGCAGCATATTCATTGCTACGTTGCCACTCTTGCCGCTCACTCAAGTTTTCTGGAACAAACCAAGAGTTTTCGTCCAACCCAGTGGATAAAAGAACATAATGAAAGACACCATCTCAACAGAAACAGTCTCCGTCGCCAAAATCTTACCAGGGATTGCCACTCTCGGCAAATCAAGCACAATGGATTGTTTGTTCACCAGCCTTGCCAGCGTCAGTACAATTACTGA
- the TP53INP1 gene encoding tumor protein p53-inducible nuclear protein 1 isoform X4, with product MAYRELKSGSTMSGPKVMLKEVLYKLFTNHDSPCSILMFQRLNNMFVGEINNLSSQEPEFSEKEDDEWILVDFIDTCTNFSTEEADISETSAADHSPVFSCLPTSLECLADASESCFIQFDSCPMEESWFITPPPCFTAGGLTTIKVETSPMENLLIEHPSMSVYAVHNTCHSLNETSCGDEEFHNPSSPRARKSCLRHTGTNGSAK from the exons GTTTTGTATAAACTGTTTACAAACCATGACTCTCCATGTTCCATAC TAATGTTCCAGAGGCTGAATAATATGTTTGTGGGAGAGATCAATAACTTGTCCAGCCAAGAGCCAGAGTTCAGTGAAAAAGAAGATGATGAATGGATTCTGGTTGACTTTATAG ACACTTGCACTAACTTTTCAACAGAAGAAGCAGACATCAGTGAAACATCAGCTGCTGACCACTCCCCAgtcttttcttgtttaccaactTCCTTAGAGTGTTTGGCTGATGCCAGCGAGTCTTGCTTCATCCAGTTTGACTCATGTCCCATGGAGGAGAGCTGGTTTATTACCCCTCCCCCATGTTTTACTGCAGGTGGATTAACCACTATCAAGGTGGAAACCAGTCCTATGGAGAACCTTCTAATTGAACATCCCAGCATGTCTGTATATGCTGTCCATAATACCTGTCACAGTCTAAATGAGACTAGCTGTGGAGATGAGGAGTTTCATAATCCAAGTAGTCCAAG GGCCAGGAAAAGCTGCTTAAGGCACACTGGCACA AACGGAAGCGCGAAATGA
- the TP53INP1 gene encoding tumor protein p53-inducible nuclear protein 1 isoform X3, whose amino-acid sequence MAYRELKSGSTMSGPKVMLKEVLYKLFTNHDSPCSILMFQRLNNMFVGEINNLSSQEPEFSEKEDDEWILVDFIGGLTTIKVETSPMENLLIEHPSMSVYAVHNTCHSLNETSCGDEEFHNPSSPRTEARNEMGQHIHCYVATLAAHSSFLEQTKSFRPTQWIKEHNERHHLNRNSLRRQNLTRDCHSRQIKHNGLFVHQPCQRQYNY is encoded by the exons GTTTTGTATAAACTGTTTACAAACCATGACTCTCCATGTTCCATAC TAATGTTCCAGAGGCTGAATAATATGTTTGTGGGAGAGATCAATAACTTGTCCAGCCAAGAGCCAGAGTTCAGTGAAAAAGAAGATGATGAATGGATTCTGGTTGACTTTATAG GTGGATTAACCACTATCAAGGTGGAAACCAGTCCTATGGAGAACCTTCTAATTGAACATCCCAGCATGTCTGTATATGCTGTCCATAATACCTGTCACAGTCTAAATGAGACTAGCTGTGGAGATGAGGAGTTTCATAATCCAAGTAGTCCAAG AACGGAAGCGCGAAATGAAATGGGGCAGCATATTCATTGCTACGTTGCCACTCTTGCCGCTCACTCAAGTTTTCTGGAACAAACCAAGAGTTTTCGTCCAACCCAGTGGATAAAAGAACATAATGAAAGACACCATCTCAACAGAAACAGTCTCCGTCGCCAAAATCTTACCAGGGATTGCCACTCTCGGCAAATCAAGCACAATGGATTGTTTGTTCACCAGCCTTGCCAGCGTCAGTACAATTACTGA
- the TP53INP1 gene encoding tumor protein p53-inducible nuclear protein 1 isoform X2 — translation MFQRLNNMFVGEINNLSSQEPEFSEKEDDEWILVDFIDTCTNFSTEEADISETSAADHSPVFSCLPTSLECLADASESCFIQFDSCPMEESWFITPPPCFTAGGLTTIKVETSPMENLLIEHPSMSVYAVHNTCHSLNETSCGDEEFHNPSSPRTEARNEMGQHIHCYVATLAAHSSFLEQTKSFRPTQWIKEHNERHHLNRNSLRRQNLTRDCHSRQIKHNGLFVHQPCQRQYNY, via the exons ATGTTCCAGAGGCTGAATAATATGTTTGTGGGAGAGATCAATAACTTGTCCAGCCAAGAGCCAGAGTTCAGTGAAAAAGAAGATGATGAATGGATTCTGGTTGACTTTATAG ACACTTGCACTAACTTTTCAACAGAAGAAGCAGACATCAGTGAAACATCAGCTGCTGACCACTCCCCAgtcttttcttgtttaccaactTCCTTAGAGTGTTTGGCTGATGCCAGCGAGTCTTGCTTCATCCAGTTTGACTCATGTCCCATGGAGGAGAGCTGGTTTATTACCCCTCCCCCATGTTTTACTGCAGGTGGATTAACCACTATCAAGGTGGAAACCAGTCCTATGGAGAACCTTCTAATTGAACATCCCAGCATGTCTGTATATGCTGTCCATAATACCTGTCACAGTCTAAATGAGACTAGCTGTGGAGATGAGGAGTTTCATAATCCAAGTAGTCCAAG AACGGAAGCGCGAAATGAAATGGGGCAGCATATTCATTGCTACGTTGCCACTCTTGCCGCTCACTCAAGTTTTCTGGAACAAACCAAGAGTTTTCGTCCAACCCAGTGGATAAAAGAACATAATGAAAGACACCATCTCAACAGAAACAGTCTCCGTCGCCAAAATCTTACCAGGGATTGCCACTCTCGGCAAATCAAGCACAATGGATTGTTTGTTCACCAGCCTTGCCAGCGTCAGTACAATTACTGA
- the TP53INP1 gene encoding tumor protein p53-inducible nuclear protein 1 isoform X6: MFQRLNNMFVGEINNLSSQEPEFSEKEDDEWILVDFIDTCTNFSTEEADISETSAADHSPVFSCLPTSLECLADASESCFIQFDSCPMEESWFITPPPCFTAGGLTTIKVETSPMENLLIEHPSMSVYAVHNTCHSLNETSCGDEEFHNPSSPRARKSCLRHTGTNGSAK; encoded by the exons ATGTTCCAGAGGCTGAATAATATGTTTGTGGGAGAGATCAATAACTTGTCCAGCCAAGAGCCAGAGTTCAGTGAAAAAGAAGATGATGAATGGATTCTGGTTGACTTTATAG ACACTTGCACTAACTTTTCAACAGAAGAAGCAGACATCAGTGAAACATCAGCTGCTGACCACTCCCCAgtcttttcttgtttaccaactTCCTTAGAGTGTTTGGCTGATGCCAGCGAGTCTTGCTTCATCCAGTTTGACTCATGTCCCATGGAGGAGAGCTGGTTTATTACCCCTCCCCCATGTTTTACTGCAGGTGGATTAACCACTATCAAGGTGGAAACCAGTCCTATGGAGAACCTTCTAATTGAACATCCCAGCATGTCTGTATATGCTGTCCATAATACCTGTCACAGTCTAAATGAGACTAGCTGTGGAGATGAGGAGTTTCATAATCCAAGTAGTCCAAG GGCCAGGAAAAGCTGCTTAAGGCACACTGGCACA AACGGAAGCGCGAAATGA
- the TP53INP1 gene encoding tumor protein p53-inducible nuclear protein 1 isoform X5, whose amino-acid sequence MFQRLNNMFVGEINNLSSQEPEFSEKEDDEWILVDFIGGLTTIKVETSPMENLLIEHPSMSVYAVHNTCHSLNETSCGDEEFHNPSSPRTEARNEMGQHIHCYVATLAAHSSFLEQTKSFRPTQWIKEHNERHHLNRNSLRRQNLTRDCHSRQIKHNGLFVHQPCQRQYNY is encoded by the exons ATGTTCCAGAGGCTGAATAATATGTTTGTGGGAGAGATCAATAACTTGTCCAGCCAAGAGCCAGAGTTCAGTGAAAAAGAAGATGATGAATGGATTCTGGTTGACTTTATAG GTGGATTAACCACTATCAAGGTGGAAACCAGTCCTATGGAGAACCTTCTAATTGAACATCCCAGCATGTCTGTATATGCTGTCCATAATACCTGTCACAGTCTAAATGAGACTAGCTGTGGAGATGAGGAGTTTCATAATCCAAGTAGTCCAAG AACGGAAGCGCGAAATGAAATGGGGCAGCATATTCATTGCTACGTTGCCACTCTTGCCGCTCACTCAAGTTTTCTGGAACAAACCAAGAGTTTTCGTCCAACCCAGTGGATAAAAGAACATAATGAAAGACACCATCTCAACAGAAACAGTCTCCGTCGCCAAAATCTTACCAGGGATTGCCACTCTCGGCAAATCAAGCACAATGGATTGTTTGTTCACCAGCCTTGCCAGCGTCAGTACAATTACTGA